Genomic DNA from Primulina huaijiensis isolate GDHJ02 unplaced genomic scaffold, ASM1229523v2 scaffold23475, whole genome shotgun sequence:
acaacacaattttaatttaacgAAGTAATTCTTTATCACTACCACACTAATTTAATAAAGTAGTGAAGTAAAAACACAAATTTTactttatcaaaataatttaattaatatacaataataccactatatacacacatacacacatatataacttAAAATACATTCATTTGATTATTAAATTATCCATCTAAAAATAGTGAAAATCCACAAATCCACAAATATATAGATCAATCCACAAGTATATATCCACAAATCCACAAGTATAACCAAAAAATATATCCACAAGTACGTATAACCCAAAAATATATCAGCAAGTATATCCACAAAACAAAAAGTGTATATCCAAAAGTATGTCCTAAAATGCACAATGATGCACATGATTCATTTAAGCACCTACATAAGAGTAGACAAATTCATTCTATTCACTTCTGACTTCATCATATTGAGATTGACTGTAATATTGGTTCTTGATTGATCCTGAAAACTGAAATGTAAAAAGTACAACAtgcattaaattaataagaaactgatatcaacaaaaataaagaCACTGAAATCTATATATTAATTCTAGCTTCTAAAAGCAAATCTTTGTAAAGTTTTATAATAAGAAACTGATATCAACAAAAAAACAATTGGGCATATACACCattctcacaaataaagatttaatcatatgcatataaacaacaaaactaagcttataataaacaacaaaataaatGGCAAAACAATATATCAATTATCATAAAACACATATTACCATATGCATATATATCCCAACGGAAACAAATTATCTCAATCATTAATTCTAATAGCACAAATTCcagaattaataattatatagatTTCATGTGCACATATCCCAATGACAGCAGTTTATCTCGATAATAAATCATAGCATATCATAAAGAAGAAACTTACCATCTTCTCCAACTGTGGATTTTCAGATTCAACTATCTCTTTCATGTACCTCATCACACAATATCCACATTCAACAGAACCACTTTGTTTTAGATTACCCTAtacataatgaaattgaaaagtTAATGCAACAATCACAATCCAAATAATAAGAACTATCCATTCATTTTTTAATACATAAGCACAATTCATACCGTCAATTGTTTAAAACACGGCCTTTGAGAAATACCCTTCGAGGCATTGTACATTTTGACCCCGCtacattttaaaaagtaaaaaattatcTTCTTTTTTCCATATTTATAAGTGAATGCattcaaaatcaatataatCTACTACTTACTTGATCACTATAGTTTTTCATGTATCGTCTCGGTTTCTGTTAGTTGTGGAGtccaataaatatatcatatttttatcttcattgatgatagtCAATATCCAATGGTacctacaaaaataaaaatataacattgaCTAGTATGTAGTAGAAATCAATAAATAACTAAACTCTTACCCGGTGTTGTATGGGATAAGACAGATGTTGTCTCTACACACTGCTTCCAACTGGTCAGCAATATGTTGTGATAAGTCACGCCCATCTTTGCCAATTGGGCATGTAGGTATGCTCCGGGATCCACAAATGAAATATAATCAGTCCTGTCTTCTTCTCTCAAATATTTGTAGAGGTGACTGCACTCAAATATTACATAACTTGGTTATTAATGTTTCAAAGTATGGACAACTTCcacataaaatattaaatatgcaAAAAATCTAGTAAGTTAGACATAACATACCCCATGTAAACCAAAATTTGTCTGGCGCCTATCTCTCTCATCTCCATAAAGTGTAAGATATCTTCTCTTAGCAACCGTATGTTTTTAGGACGTCCAAATATAGCGCCCTCAAACTGTATGTTTATGGTCTCCGATTCATACATCAATCTTACAGCATACGAGTAGATATACTTTCATGCCATGGGTAATGTTTTTGCAATACCCTTGAACTTTTCGAGCTGACCGGGAACATCCGAAAGAGCAAATAGTTGAGGTTTCCCCTTCTTCTACAATTTAGAATATTcatacaaatattataaattaaaccaTTGTCAAAGTAACATATATgacaattgaaaacaaaaaatcaagagaaaaCTTAAAGTACCTGTGTAGTTGGAAAAATCATCAACTCTGTAGGCCAACCAACAATGGTTCCAACTGCATCTTTGATGATTCTTGGTCCAGATTTAATTGGGATTGGAAGTTCTGCTTCTTCATCTAAGACAACATCAATAAATACCTTGAAGTTTTGTTCCCCAAGTGGAATATGGTGAACCATGATATTTGGACCTCCTTTTGATATTATTGTGCCATACTCCACCACGTTTTCACGTTGTTTTACAGTCAGGTggcatttttttcccttttaagAACAAtaagatattatatatataaatatatgattgtgaaaaaaataatttgacttGAAATCAAGAAATATAGAACCTTCATATTTGAAGTGTCGCATTCATAAACTTCTTCCACATCATCCGACAGTTTTGGGTCTTTCATGTCTGAGTACTTGTTTGATGCTGCAGTCTCGGAAGTTCGATCATTGATGATAGGCATAACACTAGCAAGTTGAGCCTTCAATTTCTCCAATTCTACCTTTAAACTCTTAGTCTCTTCCAATTGTTCTTTGAGGTTTTCAACCATAGCTTTTGG
This window encodes:
- the LOC140967026 gene encoding uncharacterized protein, whose amino-acid sequence is MNDVLTTALGSLEHYGRVRDVGGFVKPQVFFKTPRKKRESVPKAMVENLKEQLEETKSLKVELEKLKAQLASVMPIINDRTSETAASNKYSDMKDPKLSDDVEEVYECDTSNMKGKKCHLTVKQRENVVEYGTIISKGGPNIMVHHIPLGEQNFKVFIDVVLDEEAELPIPIKSGPRIIKDAVGTIVGWPTELMIFPTTQKKGKPQLFALSDVPGQLEKFKGIAKTLPMA